The DNA sequence GCTACACATTAAATCATTCATCGGAACTAGCCTAAATGCGGTAATGATACAAATATGGACTGCCTTAATTAGTATTTTAATACTCAAATACCTGAAAGTTTTAGCAAAATACAACTGGTACTTATCCAATTTAGTTGCCTTTCTAAGACTCAACCTATTTGTTAAGATAGAACTTCAAAAATGGTTAGATAAACCCTTTTTGAAAAAAGAAAAACCTCCCAATATTATTCACCAGGGGTGCTTTTCATCTTCTAATGATTTTAAGCAAATTTTACTGTTGAATCAAGGCCTTTAATAGGTTCTGGATTTTATTTAGGACGGGATTGATTTAAAATGCTAATAGAAACAGGTTGCCCTGTTATCTTTTACTTTAAAAGAACTTTTTTAACTATTCTTTGTTCTCCATCTGTCCACTCAACAAATACAATACCTCTTGGGAGGCCTTGTACATTTATTGTTTTAGAGCCGTTAAAAGCAGACATATCCTCCACTTTTATGTTCTTCCCAACAAATCTCTAAAGTACAACGTTCCGTTACCCTCCATACTACCTGTAATGGTAATTACACCTGTTGCAGGATTGGGATACAATGTAAATCCGCCCATTTCTATCTCCTCTGGTATCGCCGTAAAAAACTTGAAATAAGTATCAGCATCTACAACTGTAAATTGGGCCATCATACTTTGATCTTCATGTGTTAAAATATGACAATGGTACATAAAGCCATTCGAGGGTGAGATATCAGTGTATGGAAAACTATCAAACCTAGCAATAAACTTCATTGTTGCATACCCTCTAACCAATTGAACATCTTTAAATCCAATCAGTTCCTCAGGGATTTCGGTATCAAAATCTGAATTATAGTCGATAATGTCATCCCCTAGTCCGAGCTTACCATGATATTCTACAACTTGAAATTGCACTTTATGAATATGAAATGGATGTGCTTGGTTTGTAAGGTTTTCTATCGTCCACTCTTCCATTTTATTTACTAAAATAGTATCGTTTAAAACCTTCATTTTCATGACACTGTCATTGATGGTCCATTTACCCCCACTACCACCTTTGCCACCTAATCGTTTAGTTCTTTCCCTATATACATCGCCTCTATCTTCAAGGGCATATTTAGGATTAGAAGTTGGCAATTGAACAATCGGGTCTTTAGAAGTTATGGAATTATCGATAATAAATGCCATGCCAGTGTACAGTGGTTGAATCAGTTGCAAACGTATTTGTAATATTCATGTTCACAGTTGAATCTTTTTGCCATCGAAGGGTTGGCCCTAAATAAGACATTTTGTTAGCGCTTAGTTTGTTGTAGCAACGTGTCTCTATCGCACCATTCAAATTACGGAAGACAGTATCTAAAGCAACAATTCTTACCTTATTATCGGCGATACTAAAGAATGCTACATTTTCAATTATTGTATCGGCCGGAGTATCTGGGCCAGATTTCCTATAATTTATGACTTTTATAAAAGCAATGTTCCCATTATCCGGAATAAGAACGGTATCACTTGTAAGCGTGTCTGCACCTGCTATAATTTGATCGGCAGTACCTTTTGTTGTAACAACATCTATAAACGAGTGAATAGTTCCAGTTGGATCAAAATTGTGTGTGTAGTATCTTGAATTTAAAGATCGATTGTACCGCCGTCCAATACAGGAGGTATCGGTAAAGGGTTCGTGAACGTTTGAGCGCTCAATAAACTTGCCTGCAATATTAGGCTAGGTATAAGTAAGAGTTTTTTCATATTGCGTTAATGCATTAAAAATGGTTAGATTAAATGAATTTGCTCGGCGAATACAGGTAATAACCGCATCAACATACAGATAATACT is a window from the Flavobacteriales bacterium genome containing:
- a CDS encoding multicopper oxidase domain-containing protein gives rise to the protein MAFIIDNSITSKDPIVQLPTSNPKYALEDRGDVYRERTKRLGGKGGSGGKWTINDSVMKMKVLNDTILVNKMEEWTIENLTNQAHPFHIHKVQFQVVEYHGKLGLGDDIIDYNSDFDTEIPEELIGFKDVQLVRGYATMKFIARFDSFPYTDISPSNGFMYHCHILTHEDQSMMAQFTVVDADTYFKFFTAIPEEIEMGGFTLYPNPATGVITITGSMEGNGTLYFRDLLGRT
- a CDS encoding multicopper oxidase domain-containing protein encodes the protein MSYLGPTLRWQKDSTVNMNITNTFATDSTTVHWHGIYYR